AAAAGGCGTAGAAAAAACCCAGTTCTTGATGCAAACTCAGAGGTAGATAAGTATTTGATGGATGATTGTGTTCCAGATGATCCCAATTTTGATATATTGGCTTGGTGGAAAGAAAATAGCACCAAGTATAAGATACTCTCACATATGGAAAAGGATATATTAGCTATACATGTTTCTTCAGTTGCGTCTGAATCTGCATTTAGTACAAGGAAGCGTGTTCTTAGTCAATGGAGAAGCTCTTTGTCTGCGAGGACAGTTGAGGCGTTACTTTGTACGCAAAGTTGGTTACAAAATCTTGTAGATCTTGATTTTCTAATGGAGTATGTACCACATGATTCTTCTAGCATTGAGTAAGGTAATCTTcaaaatgttcttcttctttgttttctattttttgtaTTTGTCAGTAAAGATGTTTAAGGAATGTAACATAATTTTCAATTTGGTATTTTGGTTGCAGAGTTGTTTAAAAAGACGGTATCGGAAGTCGTTGATCCTTGAGGATGCTAGGAGGACTGGAGGAGAGACTTGAACATGATATAAGAGACATGAGTCACTTGtttttattgtttaagttttaaTCTGAATTCTGAACTTTGAAGTACTCTGGTTaaacttgtttttattttaagactTGTGTAgttatgtttgtttttttaagTTATGAAGAACTTAAGTAAAACATGTGTGTCTGTGAATGTCTACTGAATGATGGtttaagcgggtttaaacccatacccgcccaacccgtagcgggcgggtaaaaaaacccgcccgctgtttatgggtgcggggttggttatgaaaaaaaaccgcagcctgtgggtgcgaggttggttttagcttatacccgcccatgtgcagccctaatcagGAGGGACCAGAGGGGTGGGTGTGGCAGAACCCTGAGAGggaatccatttatcacaccaaggatcaataaattgaccatccccaATAATCCAAGAAATAAAAGGTTTTATGAGCTCCTTAATAGCATGCAAgcacttccaagtccaagaacaTTTAGCAGTACACTTAGCATTCAAAAAATCAGTTTTGGAAAAGTACTTGGCCTTAAGAACAGTGACCAAAAGACAGTTTGGATTTTCCAGGATTCTCCAGGCATTCCTAGCAAGCATTGCTAGGTTGTTTAACTCAGCCTTCCTGAACCCCAAACCCCCTTCAGCTTTAGGGGAACATAAAATGTCCCAGCCAAGAAGGTGCAACTTTCTATCTTTGGGATCTAAAGTTTTACCCCACCAGAATTTACAGAGGTGAGAGTCCATCTGTTTACAAAGGTGTTTAGGGATAAGAAAAGCTCTCATTTGAAAAAGGGGGATATCTTGACCAATGTGCTTGATCAGAGTAGTCCTAGCAGCTTTGGATAAAAGCTTGTGAAGCCAGATAGAGATCCTGGCATCAAtggcttggagaatacccatatgtGTCTGGATTTTTGAAGCTTGAAAAATAGTAGGtgttccaagatatttttctcatAAATCCCTGCTTTGGATATCCAAAATATTAGCCAAAATGGCTTTCCCATGTTCAGGAATCTTCCTATTAAACAGAATACCAGATTTTTCAAAGTTGATTTCTTGCCCAGAAGCAAGGCAGTATTTTTGAAGATAGTCTTTTATGACATGAAAGTTTTTTCAGTAGCTtttgaaaacaagagaaaatcatCAGCAAACAGAAGATGGGTCATTTCAGGAGCCTCTTTACAGACTCTTATGCCTTCTAAAGTACCCTTTTTTTGGAGGCTATCAATGTAAGAAGATAGGGCTTCAGAACAAATGATATAAAGATAGGGAGATAAAGGGTCTTCCTGTCTTAGACCTTTTTCAGGTTGGAAGAAACCTGTAGGGCTACCATTAAGAATGACAGAATAAGACATAATGGAGACACACTGCTTTATCAGTTTAACCCAATGATTAGACATACCCATTTTGGTTAGGACTTTCTCAAGAAAATCCCACTCAAGCTTATCATAGGCCTTAAACATGTCAAGTTTGATGGCAGCTATGCCCTCAACTTTATCATTATGATTGACAACATATATGGCCTCATTAGCAAGCAAAATGTTATCAGAGATACTCCTCTTAGGGATAAAAGCACTCTGCTTTTGGGAAATAATATTGTTCATAAAAGGTTTAAGTATATTAGCTAGAGTTTTTGAAATaatttcataaataaaattaCGTAGGCCAATGGGCCTATACTGGGTTACCAATTCAACAAGAGGGACTTTTGGGATGAGGACTGTGTTGGTATGATTAAACACCTTGGAAATGTTACCAGTACGAAAGAAGGTTTGATTCATATCAACAACAACCTCCCCCACAATATCCCAATGCTTTTGATAAAAGAGGCGTGTAAACCCATCAAGACCAGGAGCCTTTTTTTCCCATCTGGAAAACAACATTCTTAATTTCCTATGGAGTCAAAGGTAAGTTCAAGGATGCATTATCTTCTTCAGaaaaatgtaggatcagaatctcgcaacaataatgtctcagcgaaattatcaatggcacaacacaatagcgtcgcagaacaatttcaggaagaatataacaaacgacgtcagctaggatcatgagaaaggtgtaatagtcctgcgaaaattagagagcttgcgaaattaacatttgtaaggttgcgagaatgtcgcaaaccatatccgaaaataaaggacagattagctgttatccactatgtatttccctataaatagtcgttcaagttgtaaagagagagagagagagagagatcttttttgagtaagaaacaagtaaataggagagagaaaatttagagcagagataattctttatttctttatcttttcttgtaagaacatccaaagattactcaataaaattaaggatataaacctaaaatgagttgattaatgatgaaatcacatgaagagtgtagtgtaggatttcctgcaactacaagaatTTAACAGGAAGATCAGCAAGAATTTCATCTTGGAATTGCTGAGGATGGGTGGAATAAAGATTTTTGAAATAAGCTATGAAAGAATTTCCAATACTATCATTATCAGTTAGATTAGTATTCAAGGAGTTCTTTATCCAGCTAATAGCATTTCTTTTCCTTCTAAAGAGAGTTatctatgaaaatatggtgaattTATGTCACCTTCCAAGAGCCAGACTTCTCTAGATTTGTCCTTCCAATATAACTCCTCCAGGTTGTACAGATATTCCAACCTGACTTTCAGTCTAGAAGTATTGCTAGTATCAGTAGGATTAAGAGTTTGAATGTCAGATAATTCTTTTCTAATGGTAGATATATTAGTCTgtatattaccaaaagaagactTATTCCAATCTCTTAGGCCTTTCTTGGTTCTTAAGAGCTTAGCTTTAAGATTTTAGGCAGGGGAGCCTACCACATTAACAGACCAAGCATTAGCTATAATATCTCTGCAAGTAGGATCCTCTATCCACATGGCCATAAAATGAAAGGGTCTAGGCATACTAATATCCTCATAGTGAAACCCTATATGCATGGGACAATAGTCAGAAGAATCCCTAGGAAGGTTATTTATACAAAGTTTTGGAAAAAAGATCCTCAGCAGTTTGATTAATATgacatctatctaatctttcaagaatcaaatcaggaccttgttgcatattagaccaagtaaatctTGGTCCGGAAAATCCAGGATCATGGAGATTAAAGACAGAAATTTTTTTTCTAAGATTTTCAAAATCAGGGCCATCCACTTCTAGgccaccatttttatcttcagtacCTAAGAGAGCATTAAAGTCTCCTATAAAGAAAACAGGTTCATCTAAAGGGACATTTATCTGTTGACATTGTTGTTCCCAAAAGGCTTGTCTTAGACTACTGTTAGGTTCACCATACATGAAATGAATATGACATGTCTTAGAATGGATTATATCAGTAGTAGTAACATAGATTCCCCTCGACTGGAGGAAATAATGTGGAGGTGTACTTCCTTTTTCCAAGCAAGGGCAAGACCACCACTTCTCCCAAAACTTGGAACATTAAAGGTACAAGGAAATCCCATATTTCTTAGTTTCCTAGTTTCCATGTCTTTGTTCATTTTGGTCTCAGACAGGAAAACAATATTTGGGTTGACATTGTTACAGAGAAGACTAAGTTCCTGGTTAGCAGATTTTTTACCAAAGCCCCTAAGGTTCCAAGCAATCATGTTGATATTATTGACAGGAAAAAGATTTATGGTATTATGAGCAGTGTCAATTAGAGGAGATGGAAGGGGTTGATTTACCTGAGTGGTAGAGTCAgatccaccaccaagagaagcATTGGTACCGTCACCACTTTGAGAGTCAAATTGGGAGGAATGGATACTAGAACTAGCAGCATTGAGAGGAGAGTTATTGCAAACACCATTGTTGCTTGAGGAATTGTCAACATGCACATTGTAGCTTCCAAAAGAGTTAAACACTGGTTGGGTATTGAACGAGCAAGTAGACAGGTCAATGGCTGGTAGTTCTCTCAATTTGGTGATTGGAAGACAGAGTTGAGCATAATCAGGTTCAGTAGAAGTTTGTTCTTCAGGGATTACCACTATACTAGCCACACTTGAATTAGCTCTTGTTCGTTTCCTTAAATCAACTCTGGGGTTAATCTTCATTTTGAGGTTTTCTAGAGCATCTTGTTCAGCAGTAGTAGTTGTTCCTCTAGTGATGATTGGACTGGTATTTGATAGAGCAGTAGTTTGAATCTTCTTGAGGAGTTAGAGGTACAAATCGGACCACTGGGAGTTGACTCTGATCCAGAGATAGAAGCAGCAACTGTAACATTTTGAGTAGTAACTTGTTTTAGCACAATTGGCAAACCATTTTCCAACTGGGTCAAATGTTTTTGAACCAGACCAACATTAAAGATCTTCAAGGTAGTGGATCTGTTGATAAACGGGCCCATTTGGAATGTGTTAGATAAGCTCTATTGAATAGAGTTTTCCATTCTTTGATCAATAGCTTATGCTTTTCCTTTGTTGCACACATCAATAGAAGTAGATTCAATTTGTGTTTCTGGTACAACTTCAGATTGTTGCATAACAGTATCAGTGATGGAAGCAGCTGATGAAACTACTTTCTTGATTGTAGAAGGCATTATTAACTTTGAGACAGCTGGGAGAGTATAGTTGCTGCAAGACGCATCAAGCTCTTTGATCTTTTTTTGCTTTAACTGCCGAGTAGGGCAGTTACGATCTTTGTGATACAGAATGCGACAAGAGGTGCAGAAATACATAAGAACTTTGATATTCCTGCATTCAATCAGAAATGGTTCCCTTCTACCACTTGTGAATAGAGGAATGCCTGTTGTTAAAGCTTGTTGGACTTGGATTCTAATGCAAACTTTGACATTCTTCCTGAGAGGGTGTTTTCCAA
This DNA window, taken from Papaver somniferum cultivar HN1 chromosome 3, ASM357369v1, whole genome shotgun sequence, encodes the following:
- the LOC113360067 gene encoding uncharacterized protein LOC113360067: MGILQAIDARISIWLHKLLSKAARTTLIKHIGQDIPLFQMRAFLIPKHLCKQMDSHLCKFWWGKTLDPKDRKLHLLGWDILCSPKAEGGLGFRKAELNNLAMLARNAWRILENPNCLLVTVLKAKYFSKTDFLNAKCTAKCSWTWKCLHAIKELIKPFISWIIGDGQFIDPWCDKWIPSQGSATPTPLVPPD